The proteins below are encoded in one region of Dioscorea cayenensis subsp. rotundata cultivar TDr96_F1 chromosome 18, TDr96_F1_v2_PseudoChromosome.rev07_lg8_w22 25.fasta, whole genome shotgun sequence:
- the LOC120282420 gene encoding transketolase, chloroplastic-like — MAFSTSFTASQSLAGRAIVGASPDTSNRLAIPSCLSFNSIKTSARQHLQHRVARSHRVRPLRAMAMEAAVEALEGTTETTPVALVEKSINTIRFLAIDAVEKANSGHPGLPMGCAPMGHILYDEVMRYNPKNPYWFNRDRFVLSAGHGCMLLYALLHLAGYDSVKEEDLKSFRQWGSKTPGHPENFETPGVEVTTGPLGQGIANAVGLALAEKHLAARFNKSDSEIVDHYKYVIVGDGCQMEGVSNEACSLAGHWGLGKLIAFYDDNHISIDGDTEIAFTEDVITRFEALGWHTIWVKNGNQGYNEIRAAIKEAKAVKDRPTLIKVTTTIGFGSPNKANSYSVHGSALGAKEVDATRQNLAWPFELFHVPDDVKSHWSRHIFEGASLEADWNFKFAEYEKKYPEGAVELKKIMSGELPAGWEKALPTYTPESPADATRNLSQQCLNALAKVLPGFLGGSADLASSNMTLLKMFGNFQSTTPEERNLRFGVREHGMGAICNGIVSHSPGLIPYCATFFVFTDYMRAAIRISALSEGGVIYVMTHDSIGLGEDGPTHQPIEHLISFRAMPNILMFRPADGNETAGAYKVAVENRKRPSILALSRQKLPHLPGTSIEGVEKGGYIISDNSSSNKPDLILIGTGSELEIAAKAADELRKQGKTVRVVSLVSWELFDKQSDKYKESVFPSAVTARVSIEAGATLGWEKFVGSKGKAIGIDQFGASAPADKIYKEFGLTVENIIATANSL, encoded by the exons atggccTTCTCGACGTCCTTCACCGCCAGCCAATCCCTCGCCGGGCGGGCAATCGTCGGCGCATCCCCTGACACCTCTAACCGCCTTGCCATCCCCTCTTGCTTGAGCTTCAACTCCATCAAGACCTCCGCTCGCCAGCATCTTCAGCATCGCGTGGCTCGCTCTCATCGCGTAAGGCCTTTAAGGGCGATGGCTATGGAGGCAGCTGTGGAGGCTCTGGAGGGGACGACGGAGACTACTCCAGTAGCTTTGGTTGAGAAATCGATCAACACGATCCGGTTTCTAGCGATTGATGCGGTGGAGAAGGCTAATTCGGGGCACCCAGGCCTTCCTATGGGTTGTGCGCCCATGGGGCATATCCTTTATGATGAGGTTATGAGGTACAATCCTAAGAATCCCTACTGGTTCAATCGTGATCGGTTCGTGCTGTCTGCTGGCCATGGGTGCATGCTCCTCTACGCTCTACTTCACCTCGCTGGGTACGATAGCGTCAAG GAGGAGGATTTGAAGTCTTTCAGGCAATGGGGAAGCAAAACTCCAGGTCATCCAGAGAACTTCGAGACGCCAGGAGTTGAAGTCACTACTG GTCCGCTTGGACAAGGTATTGCAAATGCTGTTGGATTGGCACTTGCTGAGAAGCACCTAGCTGCACGGTTTAACAAATCTGATAGTGAGATTGTCGACCATTA CAAATATGTGATTGTTGGTGATGGCTGCCAAATGGAAGGGGTTTCCAATGAAGCTTGTTCTCTCGCTGGGCACTGGGGTCTGGGGAAACTGATTGCCTTCTATGATGATAATCATATATCTATTGATGGAGACACAGAGATTGCTTTTACTGAAGATGTCATTACTCGGTTTGAGGCTCTTGGGTGGCACACCATCTGGGTGAAAAATGGTAACCAAGGCTATAATGAGATTCGTGCTGCAATCAAGGAAGCAAAGGCTGTCAAAGACCGACCTACATTAATCAAG GTAACCACCACTATTGGATTTGGATCACCAAACAAGGCAAACTCCTATAGTGTGCATGGCAGTGCTTTGGGTGCTAAAGAGGTTGATGCAACCAGACAGAACCTTGCATGGCCTTTTGAGCTTTTCCATGTGCCAGATGATGTAAAAAG TCATTGGAGTCGACATATCTTTGAAGGTGCATCGCTTGAGGCAGATTGGAATTTCAAGTTTGCAGAGTATGAGAAGAAGTATCCTGAGGGAGCTGTAGAACTGAAGAAAATCATGTCCGGAGAACTACCGGCTGGATGGGAGAAGGCTCTGCCG ACATACACTCCTGAAAGTCCTGCAGATGCTACTAGGAATCTATCACAGCAATGTCTGAATGCACTTGCAAAAGTTCTTCCTGGTTTTCTCGGGGGAAGTGCTGATCTTGCATCGTCCAACATGACATTGTTAAAGATGTTTGGCAACTTCCAGAGTACCACACCTGAAGAGCGCAACCTCCGGTTTGGTGTTCGAGAACATGGTATGGGTGCCATTTGTAATGGCATTGTTTCTCATAGTCCTGGTCTCATACCCTACTGTGCCACTTTTTTTGTCTTCACGGACTACATGAGGGCTGCCATTAGAATCTCAGCGTTGTCCGAAGGTGGTGTGATCTATGTGATGACTCATGATTCTATCGGCCTAGGAGAAGATGGACCCACTCATCAGCCTATTGAGCATTTGATTAGCTTCCGAGCAATGCCTAACATTCTAATGTTCCGGCCCGCTGACGGGAATGAGACTGCCGGTGCATATAAGGTTGCGGTTGAGAACCGGAAGAGGCCATCGATACTCGCATTGTCTCGACAAAAGCTTCCTCATCTCCCAGGAACATCAATTGAAGGAGTTGAGAAGGGAGGTTATATCATTTCAGATAATTCATCTAGTAACAAACCTGACCTTATTCTCATTGGCACTGGTTCTGAGCTTGAAATAGCTGCCAAGGCTGCTGACGAGTTGAGGAAGCAGGGGAAAACAGTGAGGGTTGTCTCACTTGTATCTTGGGAGCTGTTTGACAAACAGTCAGATAAATACAAGGAGAGTGTCTTCCCCAGCGCCGTCACTGCGAGAGTTAGTATCGAGGCTGGTGCGACACTCGGGTGGGAGAAATTTGTTGGAAGCAAAGGTAAGGCGATCGGAATTGATCAATTTGGAGCTAGTGCCCCTGCagacaaaatatacaaagaattCGGTCTTACAGTTGAAAACATTATTGCAACAGCAAATTCATTATAG